One Methanolinea sp. DNA window includes the following coding sequences:
- a CDS encoding geranylgeranylglycerol-phosphate geranylgeranyltransferase, giving the protein MLPGYVRLVRPLNAVVAGIAGIIGYIIATGSLEPTNIWIFLVVFLVTAGGNAINDYCDVEIDRINRPDRPIPSGEVNRASVPVYSAALFLSGIAASFAMNYLCVAIAALNSALLVWYAVSLKRTAGAGNAAISYLTASIFVFGAASAGAGAVVRVIPLAVVTFLAMLARELWKDAEDLEGDAAAGASTLPVRMGIKPVVRLGFAFLAGAIAASLLPALWWGLPYLAGIAAVDTAILWAALRALPCGTPGCIRQSNATALVKYAMFASLAVFTASALFL; this is encoded by the coding sequence TTGCTCCCGGGTTACGTGAGGCTCGTCCGCCCGCTCAATGCCGTGGTCGCGGGCATTGCCGGGATAATCGGGTACATCATTGCGACCGGCTCGCTCGAGCCCACCAACATCTGGATCTTCCTCGTCGTCTTCCTCGTCACCGCGGGGGGCAACGCGATCAACGACTACTGCGACGTGGAGATCGACAGGATAAACCGGCCGGACCGCCCGATTCCATCCGGGGAAGTGAACAGGGCCTCGGTCCCGGTGTACTCCGCGGCCCTCTTCCTCTCGGGGATCGCCGCGTCATTCGCGATGAATTACCTTTGCGTGGCAATCGCTGCGCTGAATTCCGCCCTGCTCGTCTGGTACGCGGTCAGCCTGAAGAGGACTGCCGGCGCGGGAAATGCTGCGATATCGTACCTCACCGCATCGATCTTCGTCTTCGGGGCAGCCAGCGCGGGCGCGGGGGCCGTCGTCCGGGTTATCCCCCTCGCGGTCGTGACGTTCCTCGCTATGCTCGCGCGGGAACTCTGGAAGGACGCCGAGGACCTCGAGGGAGACGCGGCTGCCGGTGCCTCCACGCTCCCCGTGAGGATGGGCATAAAGCCCGTCGTGCGGCTCGGGTTTGCGTTCCTCGCCGGGGCGATAGCCGCGAGCCTCCTGCCCGCGCTCTGGTGGGGGTTGCCTTACCTTGCCGGGATCGCGGCCGTCGATACCGCCATCCTCTGGGCGGCACTCCGTGCCCTCCCCTGCGGGACGCCCGGTTGCATCAGGCAATCCAATGCAACGGCACTCGTGAAGTACGCGATGTTCGCCTCACTCGCGGTCTTCACCGCCTCTGCCCTTTTCCTTTGA
- a CDS encoding tRNA (guanine(10)-N(2))-dimethyltransferase has product MEFTWAEEGNLKFLIPVTDPRHSFPPASAPVFYNPRMEFSRDATVLLCKVLPVTRYLDLMGATGIRGLRVARECGIPVTINDRDPEAVSLIRMNRDLLGLPAEVTQSDAHALLASRTFETVDLDPFGSPAPFLDSAVRGCGRFLFVTATDTAPLCGAHRNAGIRRYFALGRNTEYHAEAGLRILVGFIAREAARYDRGIHPLFCYSREHHFRVHVRLLRGTKQADKSCGMVGYVMQCPRCIFRTHESGVLPPPGECPSCRVPLVPVGPLWTGPLHDGEVLDSFRAAIAGSGYRLARELQALAATCAGEIDIPFHYEYHHLARHFRVSPPPIGEVMDSLRRRGYSASRAHFSGTALKTDAPLPAIREAIAGRHRE; this is encoded by the coding sequence ATGGAATTTACGTGGGCAGAAGAGGGAAATCTGAAATTTTTGATACCTGTCACCGATCCCCGCCACTCCTTCCCACCGGCATCGGCTCCCGTCTTCTACAACCCGCGTATGGAATTCTCCCGAGACGCGACGGTCCTCCTCTGCAAGGTCCTCCCCGTCACCCGGTACCTCGACCTCATGGGTGCGACCGGGATCCGGGGACTCCGCGTCGCGAGGGAGTGCGGGATACCGGTCACGATCAACGACCGGGACCCCGAGGCAGTCTCCCTCATCAGGATGAACAGGGATCTCCTCGGGTTACCCGCCGAGGTCACCCAGTCCGACGCGCACGCGCTCCTCGCCTCGAGGACGTTCGAGACGGTCGACCTCGACCCTTTCGGGAGTCCCGCGCCCTTCCTCGATTCCGCCGTGAGGGGTTGCGGCAGGTTCCTCTTCGTGACCGCGACGGACACGGCCCCCCTCTGCGGGGCGCACAGGAACGCCGGGATCCGCCGTTACTTCGCGTTGGGGAGGAACACCGAGTATCACGCCGAGGCGGGTTTGCGGATACTCGTGGGATTCATCGCGAGGGAGGCGGCACGGTACGACCGCGGGATCCACCCCCTCTTCTGCTACTCGCGGGAACACCATTTCCGCGTCCACGTGCGCCTGCTCCGGGGTACAAAGCAGGCCGACAAGTCCTGCGGGATGGTGGGGTACGTCATGCAGTGTCCCCGCTGCATCTTTCGCACGCACGAAAGCGGGGTTCTCCCGCCACCGGGGGAGTGCCCCTCCTGCAGGGTCCCCCTCGTTCCCGTCGGGCCCCTCTGGACCGGGCCCCTCCACGACGGGGAGGTTCTCGACTCGTTCCGCGCGGCAATTGCCGGGAGCGGGTACAGGCTCGCCCGGGAACTCCAGGCGCTCGCCGCGACGTGCGCGGGAGAGATCGATATCCCGTTCCACTACGAGTACCACCACCTCGCCCGCCACTTCCGCGTCTCGCCGCCCCCCATCGGAGAGGTCATGGACTCCCTCAGGAGAAGGGGCTACAGTGCCTCGCGGGCTCACTTCAGCGGGACAGCACTCAAGACGGATGCCCCCCTCCCGGCCATCCGCGAGGCCATTGCCGGGCGGCACAGGGAGTGA
- a CDS encoding DJ-1/PfpI family protein produces MKVLLVIPPENFRDEELARPVELFEKEKIQYDIASTRRGECKGMLGARARATLTLEEVDPSAYAGIVIVGGTGSPVHLWDNEMLAQLVKYFAKNSRLVAAICLSPVVLARAGVLQGKRATCYDTPLSTKEMRKGGVNLSGDAVVTDGNVITANGPAAAGEFAAAIVRALKG; encoded by the coding sequence ATGAAAGTCCTTCTCGTGATCCCCCCGGAGAATTTCCGCGACGAGGAACTCGCGAGACCAGTCGAACTTTTCGAAAAGGAAAAGATCCAATACGATATCGCCTCCACGAGGAGGGGCGAGTGCAAGGGCATGCTCGGCGCCCGCGCGAGGGCGACGCTCACGCTCGAGGAGGTCGATCCCTCTGCGTACGCGGGGATCGTCATCGTCGGCGGGACGGGATCGCCGGTCCACCTCTGGGACAACGAGATGCTCGCCCAGCTCGTGAAATACTTCGCAAAGAACAGCAGGCTGGTTGCCGCGATATGCCTCTCGCCCGTCGTGTTGGCCCGCGCCGGGGTCCTGCAGGGGAAGAGGGCAACATGCTACGATACTCCCCTCTCCACGAAGGAGATGCGAAAGGGCGGCGTCAACCTCTCGGGCGACGCGGTGGTCACCGACGGGAATGTCATCACGGCAAACGGGCCTGCCGCCGCGGGTGAGTTCGCCGCTGCAATCGTCCGCGCCCTGAAGGGCTAG
- a CDS encoding GTP-binding protein has translation MSGLEDQIRELEEELKRTPYNKATSKHIGRLKAKIARLKDEAVSRAMRAGGGGEGYSVKKSGDATVVLVGFPSTGKSTLLNALTGAKSEVGAYAFTTVSVIPGALEHRGARIQILDIPGLIAGAAMGKGRGKEVIGVVRSADLIVILLDIYNASHVDVLLSELYDAGIRINRERPDITIKKTAHGGIRMNHVGALDLDIEEIRAILQENRIVNADVLIRGNATQEDIIDAMLGNRVYIPAFVAVNKVDLVDEATRRAISQEITRKFGSPPLLISAQTGYHMEELKDMIFDTLGFIRVFLKPQNEAADLEEPLIVRKGSTVADVCRRLHRDFVDRFRYARVWGSSVKHPGQRVGLSHTLKEGDLLSIIIEH, from the coding sequence ATGAGCGGGCTTGAGGACCAGATAAGGGAACTCGAGGAAGAACTGAAGAGGACGCCCTACAACAAGGCAACCTCAAAGCACATCGGGAGGCTGAAGGCCAAGATCGCCCGCCTCAAGGACGAGGCAGTCTCCCGCGCGATGCGTGCAGGTGGCGGGGGCGAAGGGTACTCGGTGAAGAAGTCGGGGGATGCGACAGTCGTCCTCGTGGGGTTCCCCTCGACGGGGAAGAGTACCCTCCTCAATGCCCTGACCGGCGCGAAGAGCGAGGTGGGGGCCTACGCGTTCACCACGGTCTCGGTCATCCCCGGCGCACTCGAACACCGCGGCGCACGCATCCAGATCCTCGATATCCCCGGGCTGATCGCGGGTGCGGCGATGGGCAAGGGGAGGGGGAAGGAGGTGATCGGGGTCGTGAGGAGCGCGGACCTCATCGTGATCCTCCTCGACATCTACAACGCCTCCCACGTCGACGTCCTCCTCTCGGAGCTGTACGACGCGGGGATACGCATCAACCGCGAGAGACCCGACATCACCATCAAGAAGACCGCGCACGGCGGGATAAGGATGAACCACGTCGGTGCACTGGACCTCGACATCGAGGAGATCCGGGCAATCCTCCAGGAGAACAGGATCGTGAATGCCGATGTCCTCATCCGGGGGAACGCGACACAGGAGGACATCATCGACGCGATGCTCGGGAACAGGGTGTACATCCCCGCGTTCGTGGCGGTCAACAAGGTGGACCTCGTCGACGAGGCGACACGCAGGGCCATCAGTCAAGAGATCACGCGAAAGTTCGGCTCGCCCCCCCTCCTCATCTCCGCCCAGACGGGATACCACATGGAGGAGCTCAAGGACATGATATTCGACACGCTGGGGTTCATCAGGGTCTTCCTCAAGCCCCAGAACGAGGCAGCCGACCTCGAGGAACCCCTCATCGTCAGGAAGGGGAGCACCGTCGCAGACGTGTGCCGCCGTCTCCACCGTGACTTCGTGGACAGGTTCAGGTACGCGCGGGTCTGGGGGAGTTCCGTGAAACATCCTGGCCAGAGGGTCGGGCTCTCCCACACGCTGAAGGAAGGAGACCTGCTCTCCATCATCATCGAGCACTGA
- a CDS encoding inorganic phosphate transporter: MHEFVLLTVLISLVFCATNGFQDASTIAATFIASRSATPRQGIVFVALCNVAGALLGGSAVALTVSGILSPREGQGMVLVIFSGVLSATLWNVVTWWHGLPSSSTHGLIGGLIGAGLASGGPGSINWGTCDLFSPSPRLSGVCMVILFLFGSVLLGFAGGYSSRSASRLALRNARRDVNRAIVRANWCAAAVMSFANGANDTQKQMGIIALVLFFSGISPVLSVPPWARISCALLIGGGTLLGGWRIMKTIGQRIFRIEPVHSLDSQVSSGAILALSTFLGAPVSSNHVISMSVVGVGAAENPRKVRWTVCGDIIAVMALTIPATIVLSFAVTTVFITLAG; the protein is encoded by the coding sequence ATGCACGAGTTCGTCCTTCTCACAGTCCTCATATCCCTCGTCTTCTGCGCGACGAACGGTTTCCAGGATGCAAGTACCATCGCAGCGACGTTCATCGCCTCCCGGTCGGCAACGCCGCGGCAGGGAATCGTGTTCGTCGCGCTGTGCAACGTTGCCGGGGCGCTCCTCGGGGGGAGCGCCGTCGCGCTCACGGTATCCGGCATCCTCTCGCCGCGCGAGGGCCAGGGGATGGTCCTCGTCATATTCTCCGGTGTCCTCTCGGCGACCCTGTGGAACGTCGTGACATGGTGGCACGGGCTCCCTTCTTCCTCGACACACGGCCTCATCGGGGGCCTCATCGGGGCGGGCCTTGCGAGCGGTGGGCCGGGCTCCATCAACTGGGGGACTTGTGACCTTTTCTCCCCGTCCCCGCGTCTCTCTGGCGTGTGCATGGTCATTCTCTTCCTCTTCGGCTCGGTCCTCCTCGGTTTCGCGGGGGGTTATTCTTCCCGTTCGGCCAGTCGCCTGGCCCTCAGGAACGCGAGGCGGGATGTCAACCGGGCAATAGTCCGCGCGAACTGGTGCGCCGCGGCCGTCATGTCGTTTGCGAACGGTGCGAACGACACGCAGAAACAGATGGGAATCATAGCCCTCGTCCTCTTCTTCTCGGGCATCTCCCCCGTCCTCTCCGTTCCACCGTGGGCGCGGATTTCCTGCGCGCTCCTCATCGGCGGGGGGACGCTCCTTGGCGGGTGGCGCATCATGAAGACTATCGGGCAGAGAATCTTCCGGATCGAGCCCGTCCACTCGCTCGATTCACAGGTATCCTCGGGGGCGATACTCGCCCTGTCCACGTTCCTCGGTGCCCCCGTCTCCTCCAACCACGTCATATCCATGTCCGTTGTCGGCGTGGGAGCGGCGGAGAACCCAAGGAAAGTGAGGTGGACAGTGTGCGGGGATATCATCGCGGTGATGGCGCTGACGATTCCCGCGACGATCGTCCTTTCATTTGCCGTCACGACCGTATTCATTACCCTCGCGGGGTGA
- a CDS encoding DUF47 family protein: METRRGAGKRKNKGIFEFIFPVEHDFCAMLSEQAEKTVECVEKFVHWLEAGGGVHPRELGELARMVDAMRYDMEEKLMESFSTPFDRQDIYSLSRQMDYIVNYSFETAREMCAFGVEPDSAMVGMARELLRGTRFVASGVALIGSDRKSIEAMIRSARQSIHALDDTYIESMARLFREGDPMNALRKREVYHHMRDAGRALRATVDILHHVVVGIS; encoded by the coding sequence ATGGAGACGAGGAGAGGTGCAGGGAAGAGGAAAAACAAGGGGATATTCGAGTTCATATTCCCCGTGGAGCATGACTTTTGCGCGATGCTCTCGGAACAGGCGGAAAAGACGGTCGAGTGCGTGGAGAAATTTGTCCATTGGCTGGAGGCTGGCGGGGGCGTGCACCCCCGTGAACTAGGGGAACTGGCACGGATGGTGGACGCGATGCGCTACGACATGGAGGAGAAGCTCATGGAATCTTTCTCCACGCCATTTGACCGGCAGGACATCTACAGCCTCTCGCGGCAGATGGACTACATCGTGAACTATTCCTTCGAGACCGCACGCGAGATGTGCGCGTTCGGGGTGGAACCGGACAGCGCGATGGTGGGGATGGCCCGGGAACTCCTGCGGGGAACGCGCTTCGTGGCATCCGGCGTCGCCCTGATCGGCTCCGACCGGAAATCCATCGAGGCGATGATAAGGTCCGCGAGGCAGTCCATCCACGCACTCGACGATACCTACATCGAGAGCATGGCACGCCTGTTCCGGGAAGGTGATCCCATGAATGCCCTCCGAAAGAGAGAGGTGTACCACCACATGCGGGACGCGGGGAGGGCACTCCGGGCGACCGTGGACATCCTGCACCACGTGGTCGTGGGAATCAGCTGA
- a CDS encoding NFYB/HAP3 family transcription factor subunit — protein MPKTAKKAPAKKKAKAPRSKTFDLPIAPVVRIAKSTGAERISSGGTRAIVEKTEKYIASIARKAVDAAASEGRKTIRAEDVEKF, from the coding sequence ATGCCAAAGACTGCCAAGAAAGCACCAGCAAAGAAGAAGGCAAAGGCCCCTCGGAGCAAGACGTTTGATCTCCCCATCGCACCCGTGGTGAGGATCGCGAAGAGCACCGGTGCCGAGAGGATAAGTTCAGGCGGCACGAGGGCAATAGTCGAGAAAACAGAGAAATACATCGCGAGTATTGCCCGGAAAGCCGTCGACGCAGCCGCGTCCGAGGGCAGGAAGACGATTCGGGCCGAGGACGTGGAGAAATTCTAG
- a CDS encoding PsbP-related protein: MDRTKLLVILLAISLCGNVFFLLAGGSDPYREDIRRALLYAYHQAFPPPGNVTPLLEEGETLPGGNATAPLPDAGHNETTSGTAPPETERSGEFTADEIARALEESGVSNETLPVGLLTDDLGEVPQGEEAGETGGDAVSAPPEPGGAAWKTYENAKWRFSLQYPPNWTLKEGASPASVTVITAPVETSCSPETLQCYEYTATVTVSVDTNVGTGGLEEYFTRKIAALQQQLGITATSKSAQTVLSGEKAYWIEYYTRDSRGNPSKRFMQYYALLDRKVYIITYSGPYSTKENVYSRNKADAQRIIESFSVKREYVVV, from the coding sequence ATGGACAGGACGAAATTACTGGTAATCCTCCTCGCGATCTCCCTGTGCGGAAACGTTTTCTTCCTCCTTGCAGGGGGAAGCGATCCCTACAGGGAAGATATCAGGCGTGCTCTCCTCTACGCGTACCACCAGGCATTCCCGCCACCCGGAAACGTGACTCCCCTCCTGGAGGAAGGAGAGACCCTGCCGGGAGGAAACGCGACCGCACCCCTCCCCGACGCGGGTCATAACGAGACCACGAGTGGGACAGCCCCTCCTGAAACGGAGAGGAGCGGGGAATTCACCGCCGACGAGATCGCGCGGGCCCTCGAGGAGAGCGGAGTATCGAACGAAACGCTCCCGGTCGGACTCCTCACGGACGATCTCGGGGAGGTCCCGCAGGGCGAGGAGGCGGGAGAGACGGGGGGAGATGCCGTCTCCGCTCCCCCCGAACCCGGCGGGGCTGCATGGAAGACCTACGAGAACGCGAAGTGGCGGTTCTCGCTCCAGTATCCCCCGAACTGGACGCTGAAGGAGGGTGCATCCCCCGCGTCGGTGACGGTCATCACCGCGCCGGTCGAGACTTCGTGCAGCCCCGAGACCCTCCAGTGCTACGAGTACACCGCGACGGTCACGGTCTCGGTCGATACCAACGTGGGCACGGGGGGCCTCGAGGAGTACTTCACGAGGAAAATCGCGGCACTCCAACAGCAGCTCGGGATCACCGCGACGAGCAAGAGCGCGCAGACGGTCCTCTCGGGCGAGAAGGCCTACTGGATAGAGTACTACACGAGGGACTCGAGGGGGAACCCGTCGAAGCGGTTCATGCAGTACTACGCGCTCCTCGACAGGAAAGTGTACATCATCACCTACTCGGGCCCTTACTCGACGAAGGAGAACGTGTACTCCCGCAACAAGGCCGACGCGCAGAGGATAATCGAGAGTTTCTCTGTCAAGAGGGAGTACGTCGTCGTGTGA